A section of the Desulfotignum balticum DSM 7044 genome encodes:
- a CDS encoding type II toxin-antitoxin system HicB family antitoxin — MKAEFTAIIEPALEGGFWAICPEVPGANGQGETIEETKDNLRQAIELILEDRKADILRGLPDDAMQETVTIG; from the coding sequence GTGAAGGCAGAATTTACAGCAATTATAGAACCTGCTCTTGAGGGAGGATTTTGGGCGATCTGCCCAGAAGTTCCAGGCGCTAACGGACAGGGGGAGACCATTGAAGAAACTAAGGATAATCTTAGACAAGCCATTGAATTGATTTTAGAGGATCGTAAGGCTGATATTCTGAGAGGTTTGCCCGATGACGCTATGCAAGAAACGGTGACGATTGGATGA